A window from Opitutia bacterium ISCC 52 encodes these proteins:
- a CDS encoding DUF481 domain-containing protein: MHLRPACLLLSLIITTSSLSGIEIFLKNGDRLQGDLVVESDDHLTLRHPILGEIEIAKKDLAEWPLLEHPVAPAIASSEPKAEKPKAEETKKVSKPELAESKEPKELEPKDQGEASGVKPIVKQIPIYVRNTPKELVETLKRMNSRFGFSFTDRASRRDQTDFRIFYNSRWKNGKSEYRLDSDYRYSETDGDTSADRYSGIFRFRRQQQRDLFIQASSSYRRDPLRKINHMIEQGLGGGWKKKVSPSFEYSVGGEAAIKFEDFNNGSSDLGGFEFLTSVFQDSVYDIGKSYSLVQEAEAYIAPDDNENWGYRFEVKLDGKITNGFTVRLGYEYSFDNIVARNVPQKETLLSSSMIYTF, from the coding sequence ATGCACTTGCGACCTGCTTGCTTGCTCTTATCCTTAATTATCACCACGTCCTCCCTTTCGGGAATTGAAATTTTCCTGAAGAATGGCGACCGCTTACAAGGCGATCTCGTCGTTGAATCGGATGACCATCTCACTCTGCGTCATCCAATCCTGGGTGAGATCGAGATTGCGAAGAAAGACCTCGCCGAATGGCCCTTGCTCGAGCATCCAGTGGCACCGGCTATAGCCAGCTCTGAGCCTAAAGCTGAGAAGCCAAAAGCTGAGGAAACGAAAAAGGTTTCCAAACCAGAGTTGGCGGAGTCAAAGGAACCCAAGGAACTCGAACCAAAAGATCAGGGAGAGGCATCCGGAGTTAAACCTATCGTGAAGCAAATTCCGATTTACGTGCGGAACACACCCAAGGAGTTGGTTGAAACATTGAAGCGGATGAACTCAAGATTCGGTTTTTCATTCACCGATCGAGCCAGCCGCAGGGATCAGACTGACTTTCGAATCTTCTACAACAGCCGTTGGAAAAACGGAAAAAGTGAATACCGACTAGATTCAGACTACCGTTACAGCGAAACAGATGGTGATACGAGTGCTGATCGCTACAGCGGTATTTTTCGATTTCGCCGACAACAGCAAAGAGACCTTTTCATCCAGGCTTCTTCCTCATACCGCCGGGATCCCCTTAGAAAAATCAATCACATGATCGAACAAGGCCTCGGTGGAGGTTGGAAGAAAAAGGTCTCACCTTCTTTTGAATATTCAGTGGGTGGTGAAGCTGCGATAAAGTTCGAAGACTTCAATAATGGCAGCAGCGATCTAGGTGGGTTCGAGTTTCTAACTTCCGTCTTCCAGGATTCTGTTTATGACATCGGCAAGAGCTACTCACTAGTCCAGGAAGCTGAAGCCTATATAGCACCCGATGATAATGAAAACTGGGGTTACCGGTTTGAAGTCAAGCTGGACGGTAAAATCACCAATGGCTTCACCGTCCGGTTAGGTTACGAATACAGCTTCGACAATATTGTGGCGAGAAACGTGCCTCAGAAAGAAACGCTGCTAAGCAGCTCGATGATCTATACGTTTTAG
- a CDS encoding RidA family protein, producing MSAEAKIKELGLELPPPPPKGGVYKPVVVVDGLAYFSGHGPYKSDGSLYVGRVGDQVDQEFATQAARQTGLAILATLQDQLGSLDRIKSVVKLLGLVNSAPDFYSHPAVINGCSELFADVFGEDAGVGTRSAFGVAALPGNISVEIEGIFEVE from the coding sequence ATGAGTGCAGAAGCAAAAATTAAAGAACTTGGACTGGAACTTCCACCCCCACCACCTAAAGGCGGTGTTTACAAGCCAGTGGTGGTTGTAGACGGCCTGGCCTATTTTTCAGGACATGGACCCTACAAGAGTGATGGATCCTTGTATGTAGGAAGAGTGGGCGACCAAGTAGACCAGGAATTTGCAACTCAGGCTGCGCGGCAAACCGGGCTCGCCATCCTAGCTACTTTGCAGGACCAGCTAGGCTCGCTGGATAGAATCAAAAGTGTAGTGAAATTATTGGGACTCGTGAACAGCGCTCCTGATTTTTACAGTCATCCAGCCGTAATCAATGGCTGTAGTGAACTATTTGCAGATGTTTTTGGTGAGGACGCGGGTGTTGGTACTCGATCCGCTTTCGGTGTGGCTGCTCTTCCTGGAAATATTTCCGTGGAGATTGAAGGCATCTTCGAGGTTGAGTAA
- a CDS encoding cytochrome c biogenesis protein ResB, translating to MSDRKTKSGAQKLIDFLATPEIFFYTAIWMIVLLVFGTIDQKYVGLYMAQHKYFSSWFVWVIFPGGRLAMTVMFVNLFCKLVFKSPLRWNRFGTLVTHSGMLLLLLGGFFTAYFSKEGRMVIPEGATTSYFDDFHILEIAVIDKSPEDHDAVIAFSNEYIQEGAVISDPDFPFTITLESYHRNVDLGQMEGEAAGHLRGAAKRFQLVEKELKLEHETNMAGMLISIKGLDGDADGTYLVFQHMRVPQVVTAGGKEYVIELRNKRYQLPFAVELIDFVQKVYPGTNTPSHYSSLVNVVSGDFKREVLISMNEPLRNLDYTFYQFSFFEETSDEGTVLQVVQNAGRNYPYISSCIMALGLFLHLIIQVPKLIVRSKHKKEVSA from the coding sequence ATGAGTGATAGAAAGACAAAATCAGGAGCTCAAAAGCTCATCGATTTCCTGGCGACCCCGGAAATCTTTTTCTATACCGCGATCTGGATGATCGTATTGCTGGTCTTTGGAACAATAGATCAAAAATACGTGGGGCTCTATATGGCCCAGCACAAATATTTCTCGTCGTGGTTTGTGTGGGTAATTTTCCCAGGTGGTCGATTGGCCATGACGGTGATGTTCGTTAATCTATTTTGTAAGTTGGTTTTTAAGAGCCCATTACGGTGGAATCGATTTGGAACCTTGGTGACTCACTCGGGCATGCTGCTGCTGCTGCTAGGTGGATTTTTTACTGCTTACTTTTCAAAAGAAGGAAGAATGGTAATTCCTGAAGGGGCGACGACTTCCTACTTTGATGATTTTCACATCCTCGAGATCGCGGTCATCGACAAATCACCTGAAGATCACGACGCAGTCATCGCTTTTTCGAATGAATACATTCAAGAGGGTGCTGTTATTTCGGATCCAGACTTTCCGTTTACAATCACCTTGGAGAGCTATCATCGCAATGTAGACCTTGGTCAGATGGAAGGCGAAGCCGCTGGTCATTTGCGAGGAGCTGCAAAACGGTTTCAGCTTGTTGAGAAAGAGCTAAAGCTGGAGCATGAAACGAATATGGCCGGGATGCTCATCTCGATCAAAGGGTTAGATGGCGATGCAGATGGCACCTACCTGGTGTTTCAACACATGAGAGTGCCTCAAGTAGTTACAGCCGGTGGAAAGGAATACGTGATTGAACTGCGAAACAAACGCTATCAATTGCCTTTCGCTGTTGAGCTGATCGACTTCGTGCAAAAAGTTTATCCTGGGACCAATACACCTTCGCACTACAGTTCACTCGTAAATGTCGTAAGTGGCGATTTTAAACGGGAGGTATTGATCTCGATGAATGAACCTCTCCGCAATCTCGACTACACCTTTTATCAATTCTCCTTCTTTGAGGAGACTTCGGATGAGGGAACTGTGCTTCAAGTAGTGCAGAACGCCGGGCGCAATTATCCTTACATCTCGAGTTGCATCATGGCGCTTGGGCTCTTCCTCCATTTAATCATTCAAGTTCCAAAATTAATCGTACGGTCCAAACATAAAAAGGAGGTTTCGGCGTAA
- the ccsA gene encoding cytochrome c biogenesis protein CcsA, which produces MKTFLLSFIVCLGALVAHGGSYESPVKAGDLAALVVQDQGRLKPLDTYARSQLLLYRSSASIDGQKAIDWLLELWLFPEIAYERKVFRMLDEKDAIIGLGIGFNRKDPYYSFRTLSEAINERMESLRQLSEKDPEARTRAETQTLVVYRKVMQYLALSRAWTALEADITISNAALADAIGLEAGKAYTYREFMESREALAAELQALQGRQAGDDINEKESAMVGLVQVLQVKMADQSADILQVLKPEGDQEESLWTSVWGIMDGRVFSDWEASRIQELEAIYAAFKNDPFADVSGLVETANASLTTDVRYSSELFYNKSNLFFISTLLYTFSFLLLLLSYMFNSKWLSIGSLACLVAGLCIHMGGIAMRVYIMARPPVGTLYESIIFVSAFLVLVAVVIEFIRRDTLGLILGSVAGVILNYIGSRYALDGDTNQMLVAVLNTKFWLLTHVQTISIGYSIALLAGLAAHAYLFIRVIKPDDREQQLSIFKVSYGVALVAVFFTTFGTILGGIWGDQSWGRFWGWDPKENGALLIVLWLLAVVHGRLAGRLKELSFSVALALTPITVAVAWFGVNLLQVGLHSYGFDDGTAKKLLWFCIFEVVYAFGLGFFIHFRKKSGKRSTGNKKLNTSPQTS; this is translated from the coding sequence ATGAAAACATTTCTGTTAAGCTTTATTGTTTGCCTGGGTGCATTAGTCGCTCATGGGGGGTCTTACGAGTCACCCGTCAAAGCCGGAGATCTGGCTGCGTTGGTCGTTCAAGATCAAGGCCGTCTCAAACCTTTGGATACGTATGCACGGTCGCAGCTATTATTGTATCGCAGTAGTGCCTCCATCGACGGGCAAAAGGCTATTGATTGGTTGTTGGAGTTGTGGCTGTTTCCCGAAATTGCCTATGAGCGTAAGGTGTTCAGGATGCTGGACGAAAAAGATGCGATCATTGGATTGGGAATCGGTTTCAATCGCAAGGATCCTTATTACTCTTTCCGCACCTTGAGTGAGGCCATCAACGAGCGTATGGAATCTTTGCGCCAGTTGAGTGAAAAAGACCCCGAAGCTAGGACGCGAGCTGAGACGCAGACCTTGGTCGTTTATCGCAAGGTCATGCAATACTTGGCGCTTAGCAGAGCATGGACAGCCCTGGAAGCGGACATTACGATTAGTAATGCAGCGTTAGCTGATGCTATCGGTCTGGAAGCTGGAAAAGCATACACTTATCGAGAGTTCATGGAATCGCGCGAGGCTTTGGCGGCTGAACTACAGGCGTTGCAGGGGCGGCAAGCGGGCGATGACATTAATGAAAAAGAAAGTGCCATGGTGGGTCTGGTTCAAGTCTTGCAAGTCAAGATGGCAGATCAGTCCGCGGATATATTGCAGGTATTAAAGCCAGAAGGAGATCAAGAAGAAAGCCTTTGGACATCCGTTTGGGGCATCATGGATGGGCGTGTTTTTTCAGATTGGGAAGCGTCGCGAATCCAGGAACTGGAAGCGATCTATGCGGCCTTTAAAAACGATCCATTCGCGGACGTGTCCGGGTTGGTTGAAACGGCCAATGCTTCTTTGACAACCGATGTGCGTTACAGCTCTGAGTTATTCTATAATAAGTCTAATCTGTTTTTTATAAGCACGCTCCTTTACACATTCTCTTTTCTTCTTCTGCTGCTTAGCTACATGTTCAATAGTAAGTGGTTAAGTATTGGTTCGCTTGCTTGTCTAGTTGCTGGATTATGTATCCATATGGGCGGCATAGCGATGCGTGTCTATATTATGGCTCGTCCGCCGGTGGGCACACTCTACGAGTCTATTATCTTTGTATCCGCATTTTTGGTACTGGTGGCCGTCGTTATAGAATTTATTCGACGAGATACTCTGGGACTGATTCTCGGATCCGTTGCTGGTGTCATACTCAATTACATTGGTTCGCGCTATGCATTGGATGGAGATACCAATCAAATGTTGGTTGCGGTATTAAATACCAAGTTCTGGTTGCTGACTCACGTTCAGACTATTTCGATTGGTTATTCAATTGCGCTTTTGGCAGGTCTAGCAGCCCATGCCTATTTGTTCATTCGCGTGATAAAGCCTGATGATCGGGAACAGCAATTGAGTATATTTAAGGTGTCTTATGGCGTTGCTTTAGTCGCGGTGTTCTTCACCACGTTTGGCACAATTCTTGGAGGTATCTGGGGTGACCAATCCTGGGGACGCTTTTGGGGTTGGGATCCCAAGGAGAATGGGGCGTTACTCATTGTTCTGTGGCTCTTGGCGGTCGTTCACGGGCGACTGGCTGGTCGTTTAAAAGAATTGAGCTTCTCAGTAGCCTTGGCTCTTACGCCGATAACTGTGGCTGTCGCCTGGTTTGGGGTGAACCTACTACAAGTGGGCTTACACAGTTATGGCTTCGACGATGGAACGGCCAAGAAGTTACTATGGTTCTGTATTTTTGAAGTGGTCTACGCCTTTGGTTTGGGATTCTTCATTCATTTCAGAAAGAAGTCCGGCAAAAGGTCTACGGGAAACAAGAAACTTAATACGTCTCCTCAAACCAGTTGA
- a CDS encoding alkaline phosphatase D family protein, protein MSCRYIPCMAFLSVCLFFQSCGVLKKPMAGQGVLVGEVTDTTALAQVRLTESDTLVDGDVPGMEGVVVFTLIRESDQKEISRTQVDAVEFRDFIARAAFDELEPNTSYRIDTEIGTNLRMMNEGPSAHFKTHPGKNMSVPVQFAVVTCMNYAKFHGDNRIDKEIHLLHNATELADPYDGPDKHLGYPGLETLLKIKPDFIVGAGDTVYYDTPKEPRAETVPEMRQKWHEQFVQPRFRDLFAEVPTFWEVDDHDYRIDDGDITGDYLPTPGDARRMLLEQLPFGEHGDMDVKTYRTYRVSKELQVWFVENRMYRSPNAMEDGPEKTIWGAEQKAWLKQTLQASDAPFKIMISPTPMIGPDSLHKFDNHTNILGFRHERDEFFKWLVDTGIGHDNFYLITGDRHWQYHSISPEGIQEFACGALTDTNSRLGVNPGNPNGTDPDALVNQVYSQNPKSGGFLLVRVEPNGSGGKPELIFDFRDEKGVKLYHQSKQ, encoded by the coding sequence ATGTCCTGTCGCTATATCCCCTGTATGGCTTTCCTTTCGGTTTGCTTATTCTTCCAATCGTGTGGTGTTTTGAAAAAGCCGATGGCTGGCCAGGGAGTTCTGGTAGGGGAAGTCACCGATACGACGGCCCTCGCTCAAGTTCGACTGACTGAGTCGGATACTTTGGTTGATGGCGACGTACCCGGAATGGAGGGAGTCGTGGTGTTCACCTTGATTCGTGAATCCGACCAGAAGGAGATCAGCCGAACGCAAGTCGACGCAGTGGAATTTCGTGACTTCATTGCCCGAGCAGCGTTTGACGAGTTAGAGCCGAACACCTCTTATCGGATTGATACAGAGATCGGGACCAACCTCCGTATGATGAATGAGGGTCCTTCTGCACATTTTAAAACGCATCCAGGTAAGAATATGTCAGTGCCTGTTCAGTTTGCCGTGGTGACTTGTATGAACTATGCCAAGTTTCACGGCGACAACCGGATCGATAAAGAAATCCATCTTCTCCATAACGCGACCGAGTTGGCGGATCCCTATGATGGTCCTGATAAGCATCTTGGGTATCCTGGACTCGAAACACTCTTAAAAATTAAGCCCGACTTTATAGTCGGTGCTGGTGATACGGTTTACTACGATACGCCGAAAGAGCCCCGCGCCGAAACGGTGCCGGAGATGCGCCAGAAATGGCACGAGCAGTTCGTCCAGCCACGCTTTCGTGATTTGTTTGCTGAGGTTCCGACGTTCTGGGAAGTCGACGATCACGACTATCGTATTGATGATGGAGACATCACGGGAGATTATCTGCCTACACCGGGGGATGCTCGGCGCATGTTGCTGGAACAGTTGCCGTTTGGAGAACATGGTGACATGGATGTAAAGACCTACCGAACTTACAGAGTTTCTAAAGAGCTTCAGGTGTGGTTCGTGGAAAACCGGATGTATCGATCTCCCAATGCCATGGAAGATGGACCCGAAAAAACCATTTGGGGGGCAGAGCAAAAGGCATGGCTCAAGCAGACACTTCAGGCAAGTGATGCTCCCTTTAAAATAATGATATCTCCGACGCCGATGATCGGTCCTGATTCACTGCACAAGTTCGACAATCACACCAATATTCTAGGTTTTAGGCATGAGAGGGATGAGTTCTTTAAATGGCTGGTTGATACCGGAATTGGGCACGATAATTTTTACCTGATTACGGGTGATCGTCATTGGCAGTATCATTCGATTTCTCCAGAAGGAATTCAAGAGTTCGCCTGTGGTGCTTTAACGGATACCAACTCTCGGCTGGGAGTGAATCCGGGAAATCCGAATGGAACGGATCCGGACGCACTCGTGAATCAGGTTTATTCCCAGAATCCTAAATCGGGTGGATTCCTTTTGGTGAGAGTGGAACCAAATGGAAGTGGAGGAAAGCCAGAGCTCATCTTTGACTTCCGAGACGAAAAGGGTGTGAAGCTCTATCATCAATCAAAGCAATAA
- a CDS encoding sulfatase encodes MMNHLRIFLLVSFLSVSINLTAQIPKQPNVLFIAIDDLNTRLGCYGFDRITSPHIDRLASEGVRFDRAYCQYPSCGPSRTSVLTGLRPQTTGMINNRMSFRELAPDAVTLPQLFKKNGYFTGRVGKIFHQRVPLDIGTSGPDDRASWHEVVNPRGRDVDDKDLMTIYTHKLAITDTMGFLKAEGEDAEQTDGKVVDETIRMLEQRKDEPFFIAAGLYRPHTPYIAPKKYFELYDLETTQVPYLPPEYRDTVPAGALSSTADWPNFGTTEDEARDCILAYDACISFADAQIGRLLAAVDRLGLRDNTIVVLWGDHGYHLGEHGLWRKNSLYEESARAPLIFRVPGMEASPSGSPRIVEFVDIYPTLADLADLNPPSELEGVSLRPLLEDPKMAWSRPAFIQTLYLDTPGYSVRTDRWRYVEWGTAGEAGFELYDQAFDPLEMNNLAGDELYQEVCVQLSALANRNWPSR; translated from the coding sequence ATGATGAACCATCTTCGAATCTTCTTACTGGTTTCATTCCTGTCGGTTTCGATTAACCTCACAGCTCAGATACCAAAGCAGCCCAATGTATTATTTATCGCTATTGATGATTTAAATACTCGTCTTGGTTGCTATGGCTTTGATCGCATTACGTCTCCCCATATTGATCGCCTGGCTTCAGAAGGAGTGCGCTTCGATCGTGCCTATTGTCAGTATCCCTCATGCGGTCCCAGTCGAACGTCTGTGTTAACTGGACTGCGTCCGCAAACAACCGGCATGATCAATAACCGGATGTCCTTTCGTGAGTTGGCTCCTGACGCGGTGACCTTGCCACAACTTTTTAAAAAGAACGGCTACTTTACCGGGCGCGTGGGAAAGATTTTTCACCAACGGGTGCCATTGGATATTGGCACGAGTGGCCCCGATGACCGTGCCTCCTGGCATGAAGTCGTAAATCCCAGGGGTCGGGATGTAGATGACAAAGATCTTATGACTATTTACACCCATAAATTGGCCATTACTGACACGATGGGTTTTCTCAAAGCGGAAGGCGAAGATGCCGAACAGACCGATGGGAAAGTGGTGGATGAAACGATTCGCATGTTGGAACAGCGGAAAGACGAACCCTTCTTTATCGCTGCCGGACTCTATCGTCCGCACACGCCCTACATCGCACCCAAGAAATATTTTGAACTCTATGACCTTGAAACAACCCAGGTTCCTTATTTGCCTCCCGAGTATCGTGACACGGTTCCGGCTGGTGCATTGAGCTCGACCGCAGATTGGCCTAATTTCGGAACGACTGAAGATGAAGCACGCGATTGTATACTCGCTTATGATGCCTGTATTTCCTTTGCGGATGCGCAGATAGGACGCTTACTCGCGGCAGTCGACCGCCTTGGCTTGCGTGACAACACCATCGTCGTTCTGTGGGGAGACCACGGGTATCACTTGGGTGAACACGGACTTTGGCGAAAGAATAGTTTGTATGAGGAATCCGCTCGAGCTCCGTTGATTTTTCGCGTTCCTGGAATGGAAGCCTCTCCAAGTGGCAGTCCCCGTATCGTAGAGTTCGTGGACATCTATCCGACTCTCGCAGATTTGGCAGATCTTAATCCACCGAGTGAGCTGGAGGGAGTGAGCTTACGTCCGTTGCTGGAAGACCCAAAGATGGCCTGGAGTCGACCTGCCTTTATCCAAACTCTTTATCTGGATACACCTGGCTATAGTGTGCGTACCGATCGATGGCGTTATGTGGAGTGGGGGACCGCAGGTGAAGCGGGGTTCGAACTTTATGACCAAGCGTTCGATCCACTGGAAATGAATAATTTGGCTGGTGATGAACTTTACCAGGAGGTGTGCGTACAATTGAGCGCTTTGGCAAATCGGAACTGGCCATCGCGCTAA